The Rhodocytophaga rosea genome has a segment encoding these proteins:
- a CDS encoding ABC transporter permease has protein sequence MPVVAQETAKSPFYYIKKRFLNNKPAVFGLAIIVFCVLLTLLGNLVMPDRTPDANDGAAQIQKKPIGFQVDMLKMRRGVSLEDNNILTDIYSGIESQYRIIPVESYRMDGIDVYVREYNGNGEEKKYSIVKAVLPLYIGQSSKMSGSQNYELQGETIKYLDSDERIQTITKSELLSQFQKENIETRNYMLGTDKVGRDMLSRLLYGMRISLSVGFVSVLISVLVGITLGALAGFFGGKTDSIIMWLMTVVWSIPSIMLVIAISMALQSKGLWVVFLAIGLTSWVEIARVVRGQIMSIKQKLFVEAARSLGMSNRRIIYYHIMPNILGPLIVITTSNFASAILTEAGLSFLGLSVQIPTPSWGTMINEGFTTIGTKDSWHLVFLPSFCISLLVLAFNLFGNGLRDAYDPTTLLK, from the coding sequence ATGCCCGTTGTTGCTCAGGAGACCGCCAAATCTCCATTTTACTATATAAAAAAGCGATTCTTAAACAACAAGCCTGCCGTTTTTGGCCTGGCCATTATTGTTTTTTGTGTGCTGCTTACGCTGCTTGGAAACCTGGTAATGCCCGACCGTACGCCGGATGCAAATGATGGCGCTGCTCAGATTCAGAAAAAACCCATCGGATTTCAGGTCGACATGCTGAAAATGCGTAGAGGCGTATCGCTGGAAGACAATAATATTCTCACAGATATTTATTCAGGCATTGAGAGCCAGTATAGAATTATACCTGTTGAATCGTATCGTATGGATGGAATTGATGTATATGTGCGGGAATACAATGGAAACGGCGAAGAAAAAAAGTATTCAATTGTAAAAGCAGTACTCCCCTTATATATCGGCCAGTCAAGTAAAATGTCAGGTTCACAAAATTACGAACTACAGGGAGAAACCATTAAGTATTTAGATAGCGACGAACGTATCCAGACAATTACTAAGTCTGAATTACTTTCCCAATTTCAAAAAGAGAATATCGAAACCCGGAATTATATGCTGGGTACAGATAAAGTAGGCCGTGATATGTTGAGCCGCTTGTTATATGGCATGCGTATTTCGCTCTCAGTTGGGTTTGTATCGGTACTCATTTCTGTACTGGTAGGTATTACGCTGGGTGCCTTGGCAGGCTTTTTTGGTGGCAAAACCGATAGTATCATTATGTGGCTCATGACCGTGGTATGGTCTATTCCCAGTATTATGCTGGTAATTGCTATCAGTATGGCACTTCAAAGTAAAGGATTATGGGTAGTGTTTTTGGCCATTGGTCTCACCAGCTGGGTAGAAATTGCCAGGGTAGTACGGGGACAAATTATGTCGATCAAACAAAAATTATTTGTAGAAGCTGCCCGTTCTCTCGGTATGAGCAACCGCCGGATTATCTATTACCACATTATGCCCAATATACTGGGTCCGTTAATTGTAATTACCACTTCCAATTTTGCCTCAGCTATTCTTACAGAAGCCGGATTGAGTTTTCTGGGATTAAGCGTACAAATTCCTACACCTTCCTGGGGAACCATGATTAACGAAGGATTTACCACCATAGGCACAAAAGATAGCTGGCATTTAGTATTTTTGCCAAGCTTCTGTATCAGTTTGCTGGTACTGGCTTTTAATTTATTCGGCAATGGATTACGGGATGCCTATGATCCCACCACCCTTTTAAAGTAA
- a CDS encoding 50S ribosomal protein L25/general stress protein Ctc — protein MKNLEIIGYKRANLGKTGSKELRAQSMVPCVLYGGKDQVHFYSPMILFKQLLYSPNVFQVDLNIEGVQYKAILQDSQYHPVNETILHVDFLELDENKPVKMEVPVRFTGVAPGVQKGGKLISKLRKVKIKSLPANIPDYIDVDISNLELGKSIKIGDLKADNYTLLNSTSTPIATVEIPRALRGKDEAPAK, from the coding sequence ATGAAAAATTTAGAGATTATAGGGTATAAAAGAGCAAATCTCGGTAAGACAGGCTCAAAAGAGCTGAGGGCTCAAAGTATGGTACCATGTGTGTTGTATGGCGGAAAAGACCAGGTACATTTCTATTCACCCATGATTCTGTTCAAGCAGTTATTGTATTCACCTAATGTGTTCCAGGTTGACCTGAATATTGAAGGCGTACAATATAAAGCGATCCTGCAGGATTCACAGTATCATCCGGTAAACGAAACTATTCTTCATGTTGATTTTCTGGAATTAGACGAAAATAAGCCTGTAAAGATGGAAGTGCCAGTGCGTTTTACTGGTGTAGCTCCAGGTGTTCAAAAAGGGGGTAAACTCATTTCTAAACTTAGAAAAGTGAAGATTAAATCATTGCCTGCAAATATTCCCGATTATATTGATGTAGATATTTCAAACTTGGAATTAGGTAAATCTATTAAAATAGGTGATCTGAAAGCAGATAATTATACCTTGCTTAATAGTACTTCTACTCCAATTGCAACCGTAGAAATTCCAAGGGCGCTGAGAGGAAAAGACGAAGCTCCGGCAAAATAA
- a CDS encoding YihY/virulence factor BrkB family protein, which produces MKKKVSNVFSFIKEMYAEWTADNCFQLAAALSYYTLFSIAPMLIIVISVAGYFFGEEAINGEIQRQMSSLVGNDGAEALAKMIQSAYIDAERGLLPTIVGIVTLFLSATLAFTALQDSLNKIWKVQLKPQSGIMAVVINRVLSFAMVLGIGFLLLVSMVINSLLSALNKYIERLLADYSVYLIKLSALFIGFAVITVLFAMIFKFLPDVKIKWRNVWIGALLTSFLFSVGRYLISWQIGNSDLTNTYGAAASIVGIILWINYSSLILFIGAEFIYVYVKRKGETIKPDEHAIKINYGRDEHAVQSAEADAAHPAYAGRNSRHAGKAIVIDKSR; this is translated from the coding sequence ATGAAAAAGAAGGTATCAAATGTTTTTTCGTTTATAAAGGAGATGTATGCAGAGTGGACAGCTGATAATTGTTTTCAGCTGGCAGCCGCCTTATCGTACTATACATTATTCTCCATAGCGCCCATGCTGATCATTGTAATTTCAGTAGCCGGCTATTTTTTTGGAGAAGAAGCCATTAATGGAGAAATCCAAAGGCAGATGAGTAGCCTGGTTGGGAATGATGGAGCGGAAGCATTAGCAAAAATGATCCAGAGTGCGTATATAGACGCTGAAAGAGGATTGCTCCCAACCATAGTGGGTATTGTTACCTTATTTTTATCCGCTACTCTGGCCTTTACAGCCTTGCAGGATTCGCTGAACAAGATCTGGAAAGTACAATTAAAACCACAATCTGGTATTATGGCGGTAGTGATCAACCGGGTGCTTTCTTTTGCTATGGTGTTAGGCATCGGCTTTTTGCTACTGGTCTCCATGGTCATAAACAGTTTGCTAAGCGCCCTCAATAAATACATCGAGCGCTTACTAGCTGACTACTCAGTCTATTTAATCAAACTCAGTGCGTTGTTCATTGGCTTTGCGGTAATTACGGTACTGTTTGCAATGATCTTTAAATTTTTACCCGACGTAAAAATAAAATGGCGTAATGTATGGATTGGTGCATTGCTTACTTCTTTCCTGTTTTCGGTGGGACGTTACCTGATCAGCTGGCAAATCGGCAACAGCGACCTGACCAATACATATGGTGCAGCAGCCTCTATTGTGGGTATTATACTCTGGATTAATTATTCTTCCCTGATTTTATTTATAGGCGCTGAGTTCATATATGTCTATGTGAAACGTAAAGGTGAAACCATTAAACCTGATGAACATGCCATAAAAATCAATTATGGACGGGATGAACATGCGGTACAATCTGCTGAAGCAGATGCGGCGCATCCGGCGTATGCAGGCAGAAATAGCCGGCATGCAGGAAAAGCAATCGTAATTGATAAGAGCAGATAA
- a CDS encoding 3-oxoacyl-ACP synthase III family protein, translating to MTYSTISGVGHYVPERIVTNHDLEKLIDTTDDWIQERTGIQERRFFQPGKDTVAGMGVNASRVAIERAGLTPEDIDFIVFATITPDYYFPGSGVLLQRELNIPNIGALDIRNQCSGFIYAISVADQFIKSGMYKNVLVVGAEIQSSIMDISDKGRAMAVIFGDGAGAVVMQATEDANRRILSTHLHADGRYAEELIVKDPGGSRAGRWLSKEMIDNGSTDPYMNGNMVFKHAVVRFPEVIMEALEANGYSVADVDMLIPHQANLRITNYVREKLKLNEEKVFSNIQKYGNTTAASIPIALSEAWETGKIQPGNLVCLAAFGSGFTWASALIKW from the coding sequence ATGACCTATTCAACCATAAGCGGCGTTGGGCACTATGTACCCGAACGTATTGTCACCAATCATGACCTGGAAAAACTTATAGATACCACTGATGACTGGATTCAGGAACGCACCGGTATTCAGGAAAGAAGATTTTTTCAGCCTGGCAAGGATACAGTAGCAGGTATGGGCGTGAATGCTTCCAGAGTTGCGATAGAACGGGCAGGTCTGACACCTGAGGACATTGATTTTATAGTATTTGCTACCATTACACCAGATTACTATTTCCCAGGAAGTGGTGTATTGTTACAGAGAGAACTAAATATACCAAATATTGGCGCACTGGATATCCGCAACCAATGTTCAGGGTTTATATATGCTATTTCAGTAGCCGATCAGTTTATTAAAAGTGGCATGTACAAAAATGTGCTGGTGGTAGGGGCAGAAATTCAATCTTCTATAATGGATATTAGCGACAAAGGCCGGGCTATGGCGGTTATTTTTGGAGATGGAGCCGGAGCGGTTGTAATGCAGGCCACGGAGGATGCCAACCGGCGTATTCTTTCTACACATCTACACGCCGATGGCCGGTATGCTGAAGAATTAATTGTGAAAGACCCAGGTGGAAGCCGGGCCGGCCGCTGGCTTTCTAAGGAGATGATCGATAATGGCAGCACTGATCCCTATATGAATGGGAATATGGTATTCAAGCATGCAGTTGTTCGTTTTCCGGAAGTAATTATGGAAGCGTTAGAGGCCAATGGCTACTCAGTGGCAGATGTAGATATGCTCATTCCGCATCAGGCTAACTTGCGTATCACCAATTATGTACGTGAAAAACTCAAATTGAATGAAGAAAAGGTATTCAGTAATATACAAAAATATGGAAATACTACAGCTGCTTCTATTCCTATTGCCTTGAGTGAAGCCTGGGAAACCGGTAAAATTCAGCCTGGAAACCTGGTTTGTCTGGCGGCATTTGGTAGCGGTTTTACCTGGGCTTCTGCGCTGATCAAGTGGTGA
- a CDS encoding DUF3352 domain-containing protein gives MGKSKVIFIVIGLLLMVGGVFTYKWWQQNYADSPWHLIPSHAVLVIEAENPIELLDEWEQSTIMGHVKNLPYFRKLLLRSDTLLRLDEQVEAFFDQKKVLTSLHVTARDDFDYLFFIPLRSGEEAILNRVATKMDADQRYKFATRNFQGQTIYEISPSRSGAIFSYVLHGRHIIGSYTPFLVEDVIRNINAFSTLQKTTWQHISEQTGSNTDSLQVYIHPNTLPRLMQVFAGEQIANRFPLLSTYAQSSHLQVKTDESHLRLTGISTVNAEKDSPNYLQAFKGQKSQPLQCLPFIPNSTALLYHWGFGDANKLLSSLNPYWQAHDKAVIEKQKEWSTQYSLSPAQLFGWMQGEMALAVLENSQVYTQQLLFVQTSDTEKALSQLKEMTATIEQNQKKEPYTEPYAGTSIRQIHLPEFPAAVWGNVFSGFEQCFYAPVGQYMVFSNNIQNLKQLLDDVKSDNVWAKSPRQQQYLRQALEQDNFGVFIHTARAWNLLYAHASPKWKKFMQSYSSVLKRMEYAALQMRHKQGQTFQTNLYVEFNNRQTAQKVQNKFFVTTNTHLEQAAHSPAFVVRNHANGSREMMVQDAAQHLYLIDAKGKTVWKKQLESAIISAVSQVDYYKNNKLQYLLATSSQIHLIDRNGNTLENFPIQLPQAARLHTLALFDYDNSRDYRILVSDIQGNLYLYNTKGTLLEGWNPLRLGYRLNGPATHIRIRGKDYIMALQADGILYVFNRKGKPSNGFPLLLNSRIHNPLFVEPAIEPKDTRITMLTDNGEMITCNLAGDVVEQRQLYRPSRESVFKLCMDAQGKDWLIARYTSGKVAILDKRGAVLFEKDYESGDEPIVQYYDFGADIQVMAFTHAAAKQTYLYDRQGKSIGEGSIPNAFPVSILYVENYDKIFIYRTGKQEASLVSLKIR, from the coding sequence TTGGGTAAATCAAAAGTCATTTTCATTGTTATTGGCCTTCTGCTTATGGTAGGAGGTGTATTTACTTATAAATGGTGGCAGCAAAATTATGCTGATTCTCCCTGGCATCTGATTCCCTCGCATGCTGTACTTGTGATAGAAGCGGAAAATCCAATAGAACTTCTTGACGAATGGGAACAATCAACCATTATGGGTCATGTGAAGAACCTGCCTTATTTTCGCAAATTGCTATTACGCAGTGATACCCTGCTCCGGTTGGATGAACAGGTTGAAGCGTTTTTTGATCAGAAAAAAGTACTTACATCTTTACACGTAACCGCCAGAGATGATTTTGATTACCTGTTTTTTATACCCTTGCGCTCCGGAGAAGAAGCAATTTTAAACAGAGTAGCTACCAAAATGGATGCCGACCAGCGCTATAAGTTTGCTACCAGGAACTTTCAGGGACAAACGATTTATGAAATCTCTCCCAGCCGTTCCGGTGCTATATTCTCCTATGTACTTCATGGGCGCCATATTATCGGGAGTTATACTCCTTTTCTGGTAGAAGATGTTATCCGGAATATCAATGCATTTTCAACTCTGCAAAAAACTACCTGGCAACACATCAGCGAGCAGACTGGCAGCAACACCGACAGCTTGCAAGTATATATACACCCAAATACGTTGCCCAGATTGATGCAGGTATTTGCAGGCGAACAAATAGCCAATCGATTTCCTTTGCTTTCTACCTACGCCCAATCTTCACACCTCCAGGTGAAAACAGATGAAAGTCATCTTCGTTTGACTGGAATCAGTACAGTAAATGCAGAAAAAGATTCTCCCAATTACCTGCAAGCCTTCAAAGGTCAAAAATCCCAGCCTTTACAGTGTTTGCCATTTATTCCTAATAGCACAGCTTTGCTTTATCACTGGGGTTTTGGCGATGCTAACAAGCTTCTTTCTTCGCTGAACCCGTACTGGCAAGCGCATGATAAAGCAGTTATTGAGAAACAAAAAGAATGGTCTACTCAATATAGTCTTTCACCTGCTCAGCTGTTTGGGTGGATGCAGGGAGAAATGGCACTGGCTGTTCTGGAAAATAGCCAGGTATACACCCAGCAACTCTTATTTGTACAAACTTCCGATACAGAAAAAGCGCTGAGCCAGTTGAAAGAAATGACTGCCACAATTGAGCAGAATCAGAAAAAAGAACCCTATACAGAGCCCTATGCCGGAACTTCTATCCGCCAGATTCATTTGCCGGAATTTCCTGCTGCCGTCTGGGGAAATGTATTCAGTGGATTTGAGCAATGTTTTTATGCACCAGTTGGACAGTATATGGTTTTCTCCAACAACATTCAAAATCTTAAGCAACTACTCGATGATGTAAAATCTGACAATGTGTGGGCAAAATCTCCCAGGCAACAGCAGTATCTTCGGCAAGCATTGGAACAAGATAATTTTGGGGTATTCATTCATACGGCTAGGGCCTGGAATCTGCTTTATGCCCATGCTTCGCCCAAGTGGAAAAAGTTTATGCAAAGTTACTCGTCTGTATTGAAACGAATGGAATATGCCGCCTTGCAAATGCGCCATAAACAGGGACAGACTTTTCAAACCAATTTGTATGTCGAGTTCAATAACCGGCAAACGGCCCAGAAAGTACAGAATAAATTCTTCGTTACAACCAATACTCATCTGGAACAAGCCGCACATTCCCCTGCATTTGTAGTACGCAACCATGCCAATGGCAGCCGTGAAATGATGGTACAGGATGCGGCTCAACACCTCTATTTGATAGATGCCAAAGGGAAAACAGTCTGGAAAAAACAACTGGAGTCAGCGATTATTAGTGCGGTGAGCCAGGTAGATTATTATAAGAACAACAAACTGCAATACCTGCTGGCAACTTCCTCTCAGATTCACCTGATAGACCGTAACGGGAATACGCTCGAAAATTTTCCTATCCAGTTACCGCAGGCTGCTCGGTTACATACATTAGCCCTTTTTGATTACGACAATAGCCGGGATTACCGGATTCTGGTTTCCGATATTCAGGGAAATCTGTACCTATACAATACCAAAGGCACATTACTGGAAGGCTGGAACCCGCTTCGGTTGGGATACCGGCTCAATGGTCCGGCTACGCACATTCGCATCCGGGGAAAGGATTATATTATGGCCTTGCAGGCAGATGGCATTCTGTATGTATTCAACAGAAAAGGGAAACCTTCTAACGGCTTTCCGCTCTTACTCAATTCACGCATCCACAATCCTTTGTTTGTTGAACCAGCCATTGAACCTAAAGATACAAGAATTACGATGTTAACAGATAATGGAGAAATGATCACCTGCAATCTGGCTGGCGATGTGGTAGAACAAAGGCAATTGTACAGGCCTTCCAGAGAATCTGTTTTTAAGCTATGTATGGATGCCCAGGGCAAAGACTGGCTGATTGCCAGGTATACTTCTGGCAAAGTGGCTATTCTGGATAAAAGAGGAGCTGTTTTGTTTGAAAAAGACTATGAGTCCGGAGATGAACCCATTGTACAATACTATGATTTTGGCGCAGATATCCAGGTAATGGCTTTTACCCATGCTGCTGCTAAGCAAACTTATTTGTATGACAGGCAGGGTAAATCTATTGGTGAGGGTTCTATTCCCAATGCTTTTCCGGTGTCTATTCTGTATGTTGAAAATTACGATAAAATATTCATCTACCGCACCGGAAAACAGGAGGCAAGCCTGGTATCACTGAAAATAAGGTAG
- the rnr gene encoding ribonuclease R, translating to MRNKKEKKERDRKSEDGSLKEKVVAFLTQHRSKAFSAAQLRRKLSLRSKKQEEELPALMDQLADTGVLNRLRNGSYKISSKTTELTGVVDHVNPRYAFIVSEESEQDIWVSTSALKGAMDGDTVKVAMYAQANGRRPEGEVVEVLQRKKDEYVGLIEVLPKYAFVIPDNKKMYTDIYVRQEQINGAKDGEKVLVKITQWPTNDRKPEGEVIQVLGKAGEHHTEMHAIMAEFGLPFSFPDKVLEESAKIEEGITQQEIAKRRDFRDITTFTIDPEDAKDFDDALSIRKLENDTWEIGVHIADVTHYVKPDTQLEKEAYRRATSVYLVDRVIPMLPEKLSNELCSLRPNEDKLTFSAVFEMDNNAKILNQWFGRTVIHSDKRFSYEQAQQVLETGQGEFSEELLLLNDLAKKLKDERFKKGAISFETIEVKFKLDENGVPLAVYPKIRKDAHKLIEEFMLLANKKVAEYVFKMKKGENKNTMVYRIHDHPDLEKIKTLSVFVKKLGYSLQVEENKVSASLNKMMDNIEGKPEQNVLQSLAIRTMAKAKYSTETTGHFGLAFPHYTHFTSPIRRYPDMMSHRLLQHYLDKGKSVDKAAYEEKSRHSSDMEKIAADAERASIKYKQVEYMRNMEDREFEGIVTGVTEFGIFVEMIETRCEGMVRMSDMDDDYYELDAENYRVMGRHTGKIIAFGDKVTVRVKDTNLEKRSIDLEFVKLGKNPSGKERVRPETKRKKQAEDETEYGFEF from the coding sequence ATGAGAAATAAAAAAGAAAAGAAAGAAAGAGACAGAAAAAGTGAAGATGGAAGCCTGAAAGAAAAAGTAGTAGCTTTCTTAACCCAACACCGCAGCAAAGCTTTTTCTGCGGCCCAATTGCGAAGAAAACTTTCCCTGCGGTCTAAAAAACAAGAAGAAGAACTCCCCGCCTTAATGGATCAATTAGCCGATACCGGCGTATTAAACAGACTCAGAAACGGCAGTTATAAGATTTCCAGTAAAACTACTGAACTCACTGGTGTAGTAGACCACGTAAATCCAAGATATGCTTTTATTGTTTCTGAAGAGTCCGAACAGGATATCTGGGTAAGTACATCTGCTTTAAAAGGAGCTATGGATGGAGATACGGTAAAAGTAGCCATGTATGCCCAGGCCAATGGCAGGCGACCTGAAGGAGAAGTAGTGGAAGTTTTACAGCGGAAAAAAGATGAATATGTGGGCTTAATTGAAGTATTACCCAAATATGCGTTTGTTATTCCGGATAATAAAAAAATGTATACCGACATTTACGTGCGGCAGGAACAGATAAACGGAGCGAAAGATGGAGAGAAAGTACTGGTAAAAATTACCCAATGGCCCACTAACGACCGCAAACCGGAAGGAGAAGTAATTCAGGTGCTTGGTAAAGCCGGTGAACACCATACCGAAATGCATGCGATTATGGCTGAGTTTGGTTTGCCATTCAGTTTTCCGGATAAAGTGTTAGAAGAATCTGCAAAAATTGAGGAGGGCATCACACAACAGGAAATTGCCAAGCGCCGTGATTTCAGGGATATTACCACATTTACCATAGACCCGGAAGATGCGAAAGACTTCGACGATGCCTTATCGATCCGCAAACTCGAAAATGATACCTGGGAAATTGGCGTTCATATTGCCGATGTTACCCATTATGTAAAACCAGATACCCAGCTGGAAAAAGAAGCCTACCGGCGTGCTACTTCAGTTTACCTGGTAGACCGGGTAATTCCGATGTTGCCTGAAAAGTTATCCAATGAACTGTGTTCGCTGCGGCCTAATGAAGACAAGCTAACTTTTTCTGCGGTGTTTGAAATGGACAACAATGCTAAAATACTCAACCAGTGGTTTGGCCGTACGGTGATTCATTCTGATAAACGTTTTTCTTACGAACAGGCACAGCAAGTATTAGAAACCGGCCAGGGAGAATTTTCGGAAGAGCTATTACTGTTAAATGATTTGGCTAAAAAGCTGAAAGACGAACGCTTCAAAAAAGGAGCCATCAGTTTTGAAACCATTGAAGTAAAGTTCAAACTTGATGAGAACGGTGTACCGCTAGCAGTATATCCGAAAATACGGAAAGATGCCCATAAGCTGATTGAGGAGTTTATGCTACTGGCTAATAAGAAAGTAGCGGAATATGTGTTCAAGATGAAAAAGGGCGAGAACAAGAATACGATGGTATACCGCATACACGATCATCCGGATCTGGAGAAAATAAAAACGCTGTCGGTATTTGTAAAGAAACTGGGGTATTCGCTGCAAGTGGAAGAAAATAAAGTATCTGCTTCGCTCAACAAGATGATGGATAACATTGAAGGCAAACCAGAACAGAATGTATTACAAAGCCTGGCGATCCGGACAATGGCAAAAGCCAAGTATAGTACTGAAACCACTGGGCATTTTGGTCTGGCTTTTCCGCATTACACCCATTTTACGTCACCCATCCGCCGTTACCCGGATATGATGTCGCACCGATTATTGCAGCATTATTTGGATAAAGGAAAATCGGTAGATAAAGCGGCTTACGAAGAAAAATCCAGGCATTCGTCGGATATGGAAAAAATTGCTGCCGATGCCGAAAGAGCCTCCATTAAATACAAGCAGGTGGAGTATATGCGCAACATGGAGGATCGTGAATTTGAAGGTATTGTGACAGGTGTTACCGAGTTTGGCATTTTTGTGGAAATGATAGAGACCCGCTGTGAAGGCATGGTGCGGATGAGCGATATGGATGACGATTATTACGAACTGGATGCAGAAAATTACCGGGTAATGGGCAGGCATACTGGAAAAATTATTGCCTTTGGCGACAAAGTAACCGTACGGGTAAAAGACACTAACCTGGAGAAACGCAGTATTGACCTGGAATTTGTAAAACTTGGAAAAAATCCTTCCGGAAAAGAACGTGTCCGGCCGGAAACCAAACGCAAAAAACAAGCGGAAGACGAGACAGAATATGGGTTTGAGTTTTAA
- a CDS encoding ribose-phosphate pyrophosphokinase — translation MATPYSVKLFSGSQSKYLAEKISYYYGKSLGSVTLQKFSDGELSPSFDESVRGCDVFLIQSTFPPADNMMELLLMVDAARRASAKYVTIVIPYFGYARQDRKDKPRVSIAAKLVANLFSASGADRLMTCDLHAGQIQGFFDFPVDHLDGSAIFVPYLRSLNLDNLLFASPDVGGVSRARAFARHFQADIVVCDKHRKRANEIASMQVIGDVEGANVVLVDDLIDTGGTICKAAEIILEKGAKSVRAICTHPIMSNKSYENIENSVLQELVVSDTIPLKQHTSKIKVLTVAELFSKAIRNVHDHESISSLFINLNH, via the coding sequence ATGGCTACCCCCTATTCGGTAAAACTATTTTCTGGTTCCCAATCCAAGTATCTGGCTGAGAAGATCTCCTATTACTATGGCAAATCTTTGGGCTCTGTTACCCTGCAAAAATTCAGCGATGGAGAGCTTTCTCCAAGTTTCGATGAATCAGTAAGGGGCTGCGATGTTTTTCTGATCCAGTCTACCTTTCCGCCTGCCGACAATATGATGGAATTACTGTTGATGGTAGATGCGGCCAGAAGGGCTTCAGCCAAATATGTAACCATTGTAATCCCTTATTTTGGATACGCCAGGCAGGACCGGAAAGATAAACCCAGAGTTTCGATTGCAGCCAAACTGGTAGCAAATCTGTTTTCTGCTTCCGGTGCCGACAGGCTGATGACCTGTGATTTGCATGCCGGACAGATTCAGGGATTTTTCGATTTTCCGGTAGACCACCTGGATGGTTCAGCCATTTTTGTTCCTTACCTGCGAAGTCTGAATCTGGATAATTTGTTATTTGCATCTCCGGACGTGGGTGGCGTGAGCCGTGCCCGTGCCTTTGCCAGGCATTTTCAGGCAGATATTGTGGTATGCGACAAACACCGCAAACGTGCCAATGAGATTGCATCCATGCAGGTTATCGGAGATGTGGAAGGGGCAAATGTTGTACTGGTAGACGACCTGATTGATACCGGTGGTACCATTTGTAAAGCAGCAGAGATAATTCTGGAAAAAGGCGCAAAATCGGTACGGGCTATTTGTACGCATCCGATCATGTCTAATAAATCCTACGAGAATATAGAAAATTCGGTGTTGCAGGAATTAGTGGTTTCTGATACAATTCCCTTAAAGCAACATACTTCTAAAATAAAAGTACTCACGGTGGCTGAACTGTTTTCCAAAGCCATCCGGAATGTACACGACCATGAATCCATTAGTTCATTATTTATAAATTTAAACCATTAA